One genomic window of [Clostridium] scindens ATCC 35704 includes the following:
- the hisA gene encoding phosphoribosylformimino-5-aminoimidazole carboxamide ribotide isomerase: protein MRFRPCIDIHNGKVKQIVGGSLTDNGDRTVENFSSARDADYYARLYKEDGLKGGHVILLNPPSSDYYERTRSQALKALSAYPGGLQIGGGITADNAWEYIDAGASHVIVTSYAFRDGQIRWDCMEELCCAVGREHVVIDLSCRKKGGDYYIVTNRWQTFTRVRLTKEVLDDIAGYCDEFLVHGVDVEGKASGIEEDLVSFLGRQGGIPITYAGGIGSLEDLNHFREISGGSLDFTIGSALDLFGGDIPYEIVAKY, encoded by the coding sequence ATGAGATTCAGACCGTGTATTGATATACATAATGGAAAGGTAAAGCAGATTGTAGGAGGAAGCCTTACGGACAATGGAGACAGGACGGTGGAGAACTTCTCTTCCGCCAGGGATGCCGACTATTATGCGCGTTTATATAAGGAAGATGGGTTGAAAGGAGGGCACGTGATTCTTTTGAATCCGCCTTCTTCTGATTATTATGAACGAACCAGGAGCCAGGCGCTAAAGGCGCTGTCGGCTTATCCGGGAGGACTGCAGATTGGTGGGGGGATTACCGCGGATAACGCCTGGGAATATATAGACGCGGGAGCAAGCCATGTTATCGTAACCTCCTATGCGTTCAGGGACGGACAGATCCGTTGGGATTGCATGGAGGAACTTTGCTGTGCAGTAGGAAGAGAGCATGTGGTGATCGACTTAAGCTGCAGGAAGAAAGGCGGGGATTACTATATCGTCACCAACCGCTGGCAGACGTTTACCCGGGTGAGGCTGACAAAAGAGGTGCTGGATGACATTGCCGGATACTGTGATGAATTCCTGGTGCACGGGGTGGATGTAGAAGGGAAGGCTTCCGGCATCGAGGAAGACCTGGTCTCCTTCCTTGGAAGACAGGGAGGCATCCCTATCACCTATGCCGGCGGCATCGGAAGCCTGGAAGACCTGAACCATTTCCGGGAGATTTCGGGAGGAAGCCTGGACTTTACAATCGGCAGCGCGCTGGATCTGTTTGGGGGGGATATTCCCTATGAAATCGTGGCAAAGTATTGA
- a CDS encoding phenylacetate--CoA ligase family protein, which produces MRMTELQFRLIKENLRLLTSKPCFYKEKLQDIDIESIKTQEDFEKLPFTWKGDLREAYPLGLQAVPDEEIVRIHSSSGTTGTPIIIPYTQKDVDDWAKMFARCYEMAGITALDRIQITPGYGLWTAGIGFQLGAEHLGAMTIPMGPGNTDKQLRMMQDMKATVLCATSSYALLLAEEIAKRDMTDKVCLKKGVIGSERWGEKMRKRIAAELGVQLYDIYGLTEVYGPGIAMSCDYECGMHYWDDYVYFEIVDPKTGEVLPDGEIGELVITTLRKQGAPLIRYRTHDLTRFIPGDCPCGSRFPRIDTLIGRTDDMVKVKGVNIFPSQIEEMLKGVEEASSEYQFMLDHMNGKDVCTLFVEINKDVEPKAAAKVIQQEFKAKIGIMTNVKPVAIGDLPRSEKKSTRIFDNRY; this is translated from the coding sequence ATGCGGATGACAGAGTTACAATTCAGACTGATTAAGGAAAATTTGAGATTATTGACATCAAAGCCGTGCTTTTATAAAGAGAAGCTGCAGGATATTGATATTGAATCTATTAAGACCCAGGAAGATTTTGAAAAACTGCCGTTTACCTGGAAGGGAGACTTAAGGGAGGCCTATCCGCTGGGGCTGCAGGCAGTGCCTGACGAAGAAATTGTAAGGATCCATTCTTCTTCCGGGACCACAGGGACGCCGATCATCATTCCTTATACCCAGAAAGACGTGGACGACTGGGCGAAGATGTTTGCAAGATGTTATGAGATGGCCGGGATTACGGCGCTTGACCGTATCCAGATCACGCCTGGCTATGGATTATGGACGGCAGGCATCGGATTCCAGCTGGGAGCCGAGCACCTGGGGGCCATGACAATTCCTATGGGACCGGGAAATACGGATAAGCAGCTGCGCATGATGCAGGATATGAAGGCCACGGTCCTCTGTGCTACCTCATCTTATGCGCTGCTTCTGGCAGAGGAGATTGCCAAGAGGGACATGACGGATAAGGTCTGCCTGAAGAAAGGCGTGATCGGCTCCGAACGCTGGGGCGAGAAGATGCGCAAAAGGATTGCCGCGGAACTGGGCGTCCAGCTCTATGATATCTATGGGCTGACTGAGGTGTATGGCCCGGGAATCGCCATGAGCTGCGACTATGAGTGCGGCATGCATTACTGGGATGACTATGTATACTTTGAAATTGTTGACCCCAAGACCGGGGAAGTGCTTCCGGACGGGGAGATCGGGGAACTAGTCATCACAACGCTGCGCAAGCAGGGAGCGCCGCTGATTCGTTACAGGACCCATGACTTGACCAGATTTATTCCGGGCGACTGCCCTTGCGGCTCCCGGTTCCCAAGAATTGATACCTTGATTGGACGTACCGATGATATGGTAAAAGTAAAAGGCGTCAACATCTTTCCAAGCCAGATCGAAGAGATGCTAAAGGGCGTGGAAGAGGCATCCAGCGAGTATCAGTTCATGCTGGACCATATGAACGGAAAGGATGTATGCACCTTATTCGTGGAAATCAACAAGGATGTGGAGCCAAAAGCGGCGGCAAAGGTGATCCAGCAGGAGTTTAAAGCAAAGATTGGAATTATGACCAATGTAAAGCCGGTTGCAATCGGAGACCTTCCAAGAAGCGAGAAGAAATCCACCCGCATTTTTGACAACCGATACTAG
- a CDS encoding indolepyruvate oxidoreductase subunit beta: MNKNCLLCGVGGQGVVLASKLIAYAAMDKGMDVRTSETIGMAQRGGSVVSHVRMGTKIHSPMIPKGCADVIMAFEPAEAVRCLPYLKEGGVAVVNQKAVQPVTATLGGGGYDGEAMIAYLKKHVHQLYVIDGEAICQKAGSPKVLNVALLGVALGSKVLDIQMEDMKAELARRVKPQYAKMNVLALELGAAAVQSRDYKER; encoded by the coding sequence ATGAATAAAAATTGTCTGTTATGCGGAGTGGGAGGGCAAGGCGTAGTGCTTGCCTCCAAACTGATCGCCTATGCGGCGATGGATAAGGGGATGGATGTACGTACATCAGAGACCATCGGGATGGCCCAGAGAGGCGGATCAGTGGTCAGCCACGTGAGGATGGGAACAAAGATTCATTCTCCTATGATACCGAAAGGATGTGCAGATGTCATCATGGCTTTTGAGCCCGCGGAGGCGGTAAGATGCCTTCCTTATCTAAAGGAAGGCGGCGTAGCGGTAGTAAACCAGAAGGCCGTACAGCCTGTGACAGCCACGCTTGGCGGAGGCGGCTATGATGGAGAGGCAATGATCGCATATCTGAAGAAGCATGTCCATCAGCTGTATGTCATTGACGGGGAGGCCATCTGCCAAAAGGCGGGATCCCCCAAGGTGCTTAACGTGGCGCTTTTGGGAGTCGCGCTGGGAAGCAAGGTGCTGGATATCCAGATGGAGGATATGAAGGCGGAACTTGCCAGACGAGTGAAGCCCCAGTATGCCAAAATGAATGTGCTGGCGCTGGAACTGGGGGCTGCTGCCGTACAGTCAAGAGATTATAAAGAAAGATAA
- the iorA gene encoding indolepyruvate ferredoxin oxidoreductase subunit alpha, whose amino-acid sequence MAKELLMGNEAIGLGAIHAGVSLVSGYPGTPSTEILETVARHNDDGRIHIEWSVNEKAALEVAAGGAYAGARTLVTMKQVGLNVASDPLMSLAYVGVKGGMVIVAADDPGPISSQTEQDTRHFGAFSKLPVFDPSSPEEAYEMVEDAFEYSEKYGTPVLLRPTTRVCHGCATVELKEEATRKEPEGFLKDTSRWVIFPRLSYQNHMKIEKRNVELSHVFSSYRYNTVEGKADSRKGIATGGISYAYTREAVPEEIRLLRVGTPHPFPEDLAVSFLEGLDEVLVIEELDPVIETELLKIAGKYHLPVNIKGKLTGDTRNAGENSTESVREDLGRFVPEFMAGNQAEGAAAEEMPPLPIRPPVLCAGCPHRASFYAVKQAAKGRKAVFSGDIGCYTLGNSKPLDMVDTCLCMGADVTIAQGLHIIEPETVNFAFIGDSTFFASGLTGVINAVYNQTDIVLVVLDNSTTAMTGHQPHPGTGKTMMGEVVAKVSIEKILEGIGVSRIVKADPLNLNEAVEAVKEVMDEAGVRVVIFKSPCIAVTRPTARYHVAADSCTFCRQCIRELGCPAIVIEDGKAAIEPSLCSGCGICAQVCKFNAIQEVDHDE is encoded by the coding sequence ATGGCGAAAGAACTACTGATGGGAAATGAAGCAATCGGGCTTGGCGCCATCCATGCGGGAGTGAGCCTTGTGTCGGGCTACCCCGGGACGCCGTCTACGGAGATACTGGAGACGGTTGCCAGGCATAATGATGATGGAAGGATACATATAGAATGGTCCGTCAATGAGAAGGCAGCCCTGGAAGTGGCTGCGGGCGGCGCCTATGCAGGGGCAAGAACCCTGGTAACCATGAAGCAGGTGGGACTGAATGTGGCTTCTGATCCACTGATGAGCCTGGCCTATGTGGGCGTAAAAGGCGGGATGGTCATTGTGGCGGCGGATGATCCGGGTCCGATATCCTCCCAGACGGAGCAGGACACCCGGCATTTTGGAGCATTTTCCAAACTTCCGGTATTTGACCCCTCTTCTCCGGAGGAAGCCTACGAAATGGTAGAGGATGCATTTGAATATTCTGAAAAATACGGAACACCAGTTCTGCTAAGGCCTACGACCCGCGTCTGCCACGGCTGCGCGACGGTGGAATTAAAAGAAGAGGCAACGAGAAAAGAACCGGAGGGCTTCCTAAAAGATACCAGCCGCTGGGTGATATTCCCAAGGCTTTCCTATCAGAACCACATGAAGATCGAGAAGAGAAATGTGGAACTGTCCCATGTATTTTCTTCTTACAGGTATAATACGGTGGAAGGGAAGGCGGATTCCAGGAAAGGCATAGCCACGGGCGGTATCAGCTATGCATATACCAGGGAAGCCGTCCCGGAAGAGATAAGGCTTCTGCGCGTGGGAACCCCGCATCCGTTTCCTGAAGATCTGGCAGTCTCATTCCTGGAAGGGCTTGACGAAGTGCTGGTCATAGAAGAACTGGACCCGGTTATTGAGACGGAACTTTTGAAGATAGCGGGCAAATACCATCTTCCCGTGAACATCAAGGGCAAGCTGACCGGAGATACCAGGAATGCAGGGGAAAATAGCACAGAAAGCGTCAGGGAAGACCTGGGGCGCTTTGTTCCTGAATTTATGGCAGGGAATCAGGCAGAGGGAGCAGCCGCAGAAGAGATGCCCCCGCTTCCCATCCGTCCTCCGGTGCTGTGCGCCGGATGCCCGCACCGGGCTTCCTTTTATGCGGTAAAGCAGGCTGCCAAAGGTAGAAAGGCCGTGTTCAGCGGAGACATCGGATGCTATACCCTCGGCAATTCAAAGCCCCTCGATATGGTAGACACCTGCCTGTGCATGGGCGCGGACGTGACCATCGCCCAGGGACTTCATATCATTGAGCCGGAAACGGTGAACTTTGCGTTTATCGGCGATTCTACATTTTTTGCCTCCGGGCTTACGGGCGTGATCAATGCGGTCTATAATCAGACGGATATCGTGCTGGTCGTGCTGGATAATTCTACAACAGCGATGACCGGGCACCAGCCGCATCCGGGAACCGGAAAGACGATGATGGGAGAAGTGGTGGCCAAGGTGAGTATCGAGAAGATACTGGAAGGGATCGGCGTAAGCCGGATCGTTAAGGCAGATCCTCTGAACCTGAACGAAGCGGTGGAGGCAGTAAAGGAAGTCATGGATGAGGCCGGAGTAAGGGTCGTAATATTCAAGTCCCCATGTATTGCCGTCACCAGACCGACCGCCAGATATCATGTGGCGGCGGATTCCTGCACGTTCTGCAGGCAGTGCATCCGGGAACTGGGATGCCCGGCAATCGTTATCGAGGATGGCAAGGCCGCAATCGAGCCGTCGTTGTGCTCCGGATGCGGTATCTGTGCGCAGGTCTGCAAGTTTAACGCGATTCAGGAGGTGGATCATGATGAATAA
- a CDS encoding fructose-bisphosphatase class III yields MKELDVRYLERLSQLYPTIAKASTEIINLQAILNLPKGTEHFLTDIHGEYEAFSHVLKNGSGSVRRKIDDVFGNTMSSRDKQGLATLIYYPREKMDRIKKEEKNIEDWYKITLYRLIEVCKCAASKYTRSKVRKALPPDFAYVIEELITEKAEMTDKESYYNAIVSTIIRIGRAEEFIVALSELIQRLTVDHLHIVGDIYDRGPGPHIIMEKLMEHHSVDIQWGNHDVLWMGAAAGQRGCIANVIRICARYGNLDILEEGYGINLLPLATFAMATYGDDPCECFQLKGEPNYSQTEMLLDIKMHKAMSIIQFKVEGQIIKKNPGFKMESRNLLHHIDYEKGTIEIDGQTYELLDKNFPTIDPKKPYALTKEEEDVMDRLERAFLNCEKLQRHMRFLLSKGGLYKVYNNNLLYHGCVPLKDDGSLKTVRIYGRSYKGKSLYEILESYVRKGFYAVDPKEKERGKDMMWYIWLSENSPLFGKDKMATFERYFLADKETHKEKKNPYYCLLENEKVINGILKEFGLPEEGTHIINGHVPVKSKNGENPIKCNGKVLVIDGGFSRAYQKETGIAGYTLIYNSYGLILAAHEPFESTEAAIEKESDIHSDSTIVKRVAIRKLVGDTDIGKDLKEQIEDLEALLMAYRSGRIAERI; encoded by the coding sequence ATGAAAGAGTTAGACGTACGTTACCTGGAAAGGCTTTCTCAATTGTATCCGACCATCGCGAAAGCATCGACAGAGATTATTAACTTGCAGGCAATTCTGAATCTGCCGAAAGGCACAGAGCATTTTCTTACGGATATTCATGGAGAATATGAGGCTTTTTCTCATGTCCTTAAGAATGGCTCTGGTTCAGTGCGCCGTAAAATCGATGATGTCTTCGGGAATACTATGAGTAGCAGGGATAAGCAGGGCCTTGCTACTCTTATTTATTACCCGAGGGAGAAGATGGACAGGATCAAGAAGGAAGAGAAGAACATTGAGGACTGGTATAAGATTACGCTGTACCGCCTGATTGAAGTATGCAAGTGCGCTGCAAGCAAATATACCCGGTCCAAAGTAAGAAAAGCTCTGCCGCCGGATTTTGCCTATGTGATTGAAGAACTGATTACGGAAAAGGCGGAGATGACGGATAAGGAGTCTTACTACAATGCTATAGTAAGCACGATTATCCGGATCGGCCGGGCGGAAGAGTTTATCGTGGCTCTAAGCGAGCTGATCCAGAGGCTTACCGTAGATCATCTGCATATCGTAGGAGATATCTATGATAGAGGGCCCGGACCGCATATTATCATGGAAAAACTGATGGAGCATCACTCTGTGGATATCCAGTGGGGCAATCATGACGTGCTGTGGATGGGTGCTGCCGCAGGCCAGAGGGGATGCATCGCCAATGTGATCCGCATCTGCGCGCGGTATGGGAACCTGGATATTCTGGAAGAAGGATACGGAATCAATCTGCTGCCGCTGGCCACATTTGCCATGGCTACATATGGGGACGATCCCTGCGAATGCTTCCAGTTAAAGGGAGAGCCGAATTACAGCCAGACGGAGATGCTTCTGGATATCAAGATGCACAAGGCGATGTCCATCATACAGTTTAAGGTGGAAGGCCAGATCATCAAAAAGAATCCGGGATTCAAGATGGAAAGCAGAAATCTCCTGCATCATATCGACTATGAAAAGGGAACAATAGAGATAGACGGACAGACTTACGAACTGCTGGATAAAAATTTCCCTACCATCGATCCTAAGAAGCCCTATGCCCTTACCAAGGAAGAGGAAGACGTAATGGACCGGCTGGAGCGGGCCTTCTTAAACTGCGAGAAGCTGCAGCGCCATATGCGTTTCCTTTTGAGCAAGGGAGGACTTTACAAAGTCTACAATAATAATCTTCTCTATCATGGCTGCGTGCCGCTCAAAGATGACGGAAGCCTGAAGACGGTTCGCATCTATGGACGCTCTTATAAAGGAAAGAGCCTGTACGAGATTCTGGAAAGTTATGTGAGAAAGGGCTTCTATGCCGTGGATCCAAAGGAAAAGGAGCGGGGCAAGGATATGATGTGGTACATCTGGCTCAGCGAGAATTCCCCGCTGTTCGGTAAAGACAAGATGGCTACATTCGAGCGTTATTTTCTGGCTGACAAGGAAACCCACAAGGAGAAGAAAAATCCTTATTATTGTCTCCTGGAAAATGAAAAAGTAATCAATGGAATCTTAAAAGAATTCGGACTGCCGGAAGAGGGAACCCACATCATCAATGGCCATGTGCCGGTAAAAAGCAAGAATGGGGAGAACCCGATCAAATGTAACGGGAAAGTCCTGGTCATTGATGGAGGATTTTCCAGGGCATACCAGAAGGAGACGGGAATTGCGGGGTATACGCTGATCTACAATTCCTACGGATTGATCCTTGCAGCCCATGAGCCTTTTGAATCTACGGAGGCCGCCATAGAAAAGGAAAGCGATATCCATTCGGACAGCACCATCGTAAAACGGGTGGCCATCCGCAAACTGGTGGGAGATACGGACATTGGAAAGGACTTAAAAGAGCAGATTGAAGATCTGGAAGCGCTGCTTATGGCTTACAGAAGCGGACGGATTGCGGAGCGTATTTAA
- the dapB gene encoding 4-hydroxy-tetrahydrodipicolinate reductase: MVKAIMHGCNGKMGQVITGLIKADEAIEIVAGIDTYTGITNDYPVFESIEKCDVKADVIIDFSNSAAADRLLDFCADRQIPVVLCTTGLSEEQLAKVDEAAKKVAVLKSANMSLGINLLLKLLQDATKVLAPAGFDIELVERHHNQKVDAPSGTALALADSINESMGNAYSYVYDRSQVRKKRDSKEIGISAVRGGTIVGDHEVIYAGADEVIEFKHTAYSKTVFGKGAVEAAKFLAGKPAGRYDMSDVIQF, from the coding sequence ATGGTAAAGGCAATTATGCATGGCTGTAATGGCAAGATGGGACAGGTAATCACCGGCCTTATAAAAGCGGACGAAGCGATAGAAATCGTAGCGGGCATTGATACATATACGGGAATCACCAATGACTACCCGGTATTTGAGAGTATAGAAAAATGTGATGTAAAGGCAGATGTGATCATTGATTTCTCCAACTCTGCGGCAGCGGATCGGCTTCTGGACTTTTGCGCAGACAGGCAGATCCCGGTTGTTCTTTGCACCACCGGATTATCAGAGGAGCAGCTGGCGAAGGTAGATGAAGCGGCAAAGAAGGTAGCGGTACTTAAGTCTGCCAATATGTCCCTGGGGATCAATCTGCTCCTGAAGCTTCTTCAAGATGCCACCAAGGTGCTGGCACCTGCCGGATTCGATATCGAACTGGTGGAAAGGCATCACAACCAGAAGGTGGATGCGCCCAGCGGGACGGCTCTGGCACTGGCGGATTCTATCAATGAGTCCATGGGCAATGCGTATTCCTATGTATATGACAGGAGCCAGGTACGCAAGAAGCGTGACAGCAAGGAGATCGGAATCTCTGCGGTACGCGGCGGCACCATCGTGGGGGATCACGAAGTCATTTACGCGGGAGCGGATGAGGTGATCGAGTTCAAGCATACGGCATATTCTAAGACCGTATTTGGCAAAGGGGCCGTGGAGGCCGCCAAGTTCCTGGCGGGGAAACCGGCCGGAAGATACGATATGTCCGATGTAATCCAGTTCTAA
- the dapA gene encoding 4-hydroxy-tetrahydrodipicolinate synthase gives MAIFKGSGVAIVTPFKEDGSIDYDKLDELIDYHCENGTDSIIICGTTGESATMTEEEHMDCVKFAIERTRKRIPVVAGTGSNCTRTAIDMSKEAAENGADGLLVVTPYYNKATQEGLIAHFTAVAKEAKAPIIMYSVASRTGCNIEPATVAALVKNVDNIVGVKEASGNISQIAKIMSMTDGNIDLYSGNDDQIVPLLSLGGIGVISVLANVAPKETHDICAKFFEGDIEGSAKLQLKAVPLIDRLFCEVNPIPVKRAMKFMGMDCGPLRMPLTELTAEHEQSLAQAMKDFGIQLV, from the coding sequence ATGGCTATATTCAAGGGATCTGGGGTGGCTATCGTCACGCCGTTTAAGGAAGATGGAAGTATTGATTACGATAAACTGGATGAACTGATTGACTATCACTGTGAGAATGGAACAGATAGTATTATTATATGTGGTACTACCGGGGAGTCAGCCACGATGACAGAAGAGGAGCACATGGATTGCGTGAAGTTTGCCATTGAGCGCACCAGGAAAAGAATTCCTGTGGTTGCGGGAACCGGTTCGAACTGTACGAGAACGGCCATCGACATGTCTAAAGAAGCGGCAGAGAACGGCGCAGATGGACTTCTGGTGGTAACGCCTTACTATAATAAAGCGACACAGGAAGGCTTGATCGCCCACTTTACCGCAGTGGCAAAGGAGGCAAAGGCGCCGATCATCATGTACAGCGTTGCAAGCCGTACGGGATGTAATATTGAGCCGGCTACTGTGGCTGCGCTGGTAAAGAATGTGGATAATATTGTGGGTGTCAAAGAGGCTTCGGGAAATATTTCTCAGATTGCAAAGATTATGTCCATGACGGACGGCAATATCGACCTGTATTCGGGAAATGACGACCAGATCGTGCCGTTACTGTCACTAGGCGGAATCGGCGTGATCTCCGTGCTGGCCAATGTTGCCCCAAAGGAAACCCACGATATCTGTGCAAAGTTCTTTGAAGGCGATATAGAAGGAAGCGCAAAACTGCAGTTGAAGGCAGTCCCTCTGATTGACCGTCTTTTCTGCGAGGTGAATCCGATTCCGGTAAAGAGGGCTATGAAGTTCATGGGAATGGACTGCGGACCGCTTCGTATGCCTTTGACAGAACTGACTGCGGAACACGAGCAATCACTGGCGCAGGCCATGAAGGATTTTGGCATTCAGCTGGTATAG
- a CDS encoding single-stranded DNA-binding protein: protein MSDKIIENNQVTIMGEVASPFTFSHEVFGEGFYMMDVNVKRLSNSEDRIPLMISERLIDVSQDYTGEFIMVSGQFRSYNRHDEQKNRLVLSVFVREVSFIEEELDGAKTNNIFLDGYICKLPVYRKTPLGREIADLLLAVNRPYGKSDYIPCICWGRNARFASTFEVGEHVQIMGRIQSREYIKKLTETETEKRIAYEVSVSKLECLEE from the coding sequence ATGTCAGATAAGATCATTGAAAACAACCAGGTAACCATTATGGGGGAAGTCGCATCGCCGTTTACGTTCAGCCACGAAGTGTTTGGAGAAGGCTTTTATATGATGGACGTTAACGTAAAGCGCCTCAGCAATTCCGAAGACAGGATTCCGCTTATGATATCGGAACGGCTCATCGATGTGTCTCAGGACTACACCGGAGAGTTCATTATGGTAAGCGGGCAGTTCCGCTCTTATAACAGACACGATGAACAAAAGAACAGACTTGTATTATCCGTATTCGTAAGAGAAGTGTCTTTTATAGAAGAGGAGCTGGACGGGGCGAAGACTAACAACATATTCCTGGACGGCTATATCTGCAAATTGCCGGTATACCGCAAGACGCCGCTTGGAAGAGAGATCGCGGACCTTTTGCTGGCAGTTAACAGGCCATATGGCAAATCAGACTACATACCATGCATCTGCTGGGGCAGAAACGCAAGATTCGCGTCGACATTCGAAGTGGGCGAGCATGTCCAGATTATGGGAAGGATCCAGAGCAGGGAATACATAAAGAAACTGACAGAGACAGAGACGGAGAAGAGAATCGCTTATGAGGTGTCTGTCAGCAAACTGGAATGCCTGGAGGAATAG
- the typA gene encoding translational GTPase TypA — MKTKREDIRNIAIIAHVDHGKTTLVDELLKQSGVFRENQEVEERVMDSNDIERERGITILSKNTAVYYKDTKINIIDTPGHADFGGEVERVLKMVNGVILVVDAFEGAMPQTKFVLRKALDLNLPVIVCINKIDRPEARPDEVIDEVLELFMDLDASDDQLDCPFIYASAKSGIAVLDLTDEEKDMKPLFETILEYIPAPEGDPDASTQVLISTIDYNEYVGRIGVGKVDNGTIKVGMDAIVVNEHNPDRQEKVRINKLYEFDGLNKIDVKEASIGSIVAISGIADISIGDTICSPEEPKAIPFQKISEPTIAIQFIVNDSPFAGQEGKYVTSRHLRDRLFRELNTDVSLRVEESDSTDSFKVSGRGELHLSVLIENMRREGYEFAVSKAEVLYKKDEHGKLLEPMEAAYIDVPDEFTGTVIDKLSQRKGELQGMGTTGGGYTRLEFKIPSRGLIGYRGEFLTDTKGNGIMNTAFDGYAPYKGDIQYRKQGSLIAFETGESVTYGLYSAQERGVLFIGPGEKVYSGMVIGENAKTDDIEVNVCKTKHLTNTRSSSADEALRLTTPKVLSLEEALDFIDTDELLEVTPENLRIRKKILDPKMRKRGNK, encoded by the coding sequence ATGAAGACAAAACGTGAAGACATTCGTAATATAGCCATTATCGCCCATGTTGACCATGGAAAGACGACGTTGGTAGATGAATTATTAAAACAAAGCGGCGTATTCCGCGAGAATCAGGAAGTAGAAGAACGCGTCATGGACTCCAATGACATCGAGCGAGAGCGCGGCATTACCATCCTGTCGAAAAACACTGCCGTATACTATAAAGATACGAAGATCAACATTATTGACACTCCCGGACACGCCGACTTCGGCGGGGAAGTAGAACGCGTCCTTAAGATGGTAAACGGCGTCATCCTCGTGGTGGATGCTTTCGAGGGCGCCATGCCTCAGACCAAGTTCGTACTGCGCAAGGCACTGGATCTGAATCTCCCGGTCATCGTCTGCATCAATAAGATTGACCGTCCGGAAGCCAGGCCTGATGAAGTCATTGATGAGGTTCTGGAATTATTCATGGACCTGGATGCCTCCGATGACCAGCTGGACTGTCCTTTTATATACGCTTCTGCCAAATCTGGAATTGCAGTCTTAGATCTGACGGATGAAGAAAAGGACATGAAGCCTCTCTTTGAGACGATCCTGGAATATATTCCGGCGCCGGAAGGCGACCCGGACGCTTCCACTCAGGTATTGATCAGCACCATCGACTACAATGAGTATGTAGGCCGTATCGGCGTAGGAAAGGTAGACAACGGCACGATTAAAGTGGGAATGGATGCAATCGTTGTCAATGAGCATAATCCCGATCGTCAGGAAAAAGTCCGCATCAACAAACTCTATGAATTCGACGGCCTGAATAAGATAGATGTAAAGGAAGCTTCCATCGGCTCCATCGTTGCCATCTCCGGAATTGCCGATATCTCCATCGGGGATACCATCTGCTCTCCGGAAGAGCCAAAGGCGATTCCATTCCAGAAGATCTCAGAGCCGACTATCGCGATACAGTTTATCGTAAATGACAGTCCTTTTGCCGGCCAGGAGGGAAAATACGTTACCTCCCGGCATCTGCGCGACCGCCTGTTCCGGGAATTGAACACGGATGTAAGCCTCCGTGTAGAAGAATCCGACAGCACCGACAGTTTCAAAGTGTCCGGCCGTGGCGAGCTGCATCTGTCCGTCCTGATCGAGAACATGCGCCGGGAAGGGTATGAATTCGCGGTCAGCAAGGCGGAAGTCCTGTATAAAAAGGATGAACACGGCAAATTATTAGAACCAATGGAAGCTGCATATATTGATGTGCCGGATGAATTTACCGGAACCGTCATTGACAAGTTAAGCCAGAGAAAGGGAGAACTGCAGGGCATGGGAACCACAGGCGGCGGCTATACCAGATTAGAGTTCAAGATTCCTTCCCGTGGACTCATCGGCTACCGGGGAGAATTTCTCACCGATACCAAGGGGAATGGAATCATGAATACCGCATTTGACGGGTATGCGCCTTATAAAGGGGATATCCAGTACCGCAAGCAAGGCTCCCTCATCGCTTTCGAAACTGGCGAGTCCGTAACCTATGGCTTATACAGCGCCCAGGAACGAGGCGTGCTCTTCATTGGACCAGGCGAAAAGGTATATTCCGGAATGGTAATCGGTGAAAATGCCAAGACGGATGATATTGAAGTGAACGTCTGCAAGACCAAGCATCTGACCAACACGCGTTCATCCAGCGCCGATGAAGCGCTGCGTCTGACTACGCCTAAGGTCTTAAGCCTGGAAGAAGCGCTGGACTTCATCGACACCGACGAGTTATTGGAAGTAACCCCTGAGAATCTAAGGATCCGCAAGAAAATCCTGGATCCGAAAATGAGAAAAAGAGGAAATAAATAA